From Sediminibacterium sp. TEGAF015, a single genomic window includes:
- a CDS encoding beta strand repeat-containing protein, with protein MCKRFLVLLFMSMFGVMVRSEAQQLNYQAIARNANGVALTFRDVGIRLSIRDGSQTGSIVYSETRNVRTNQFGLFTVVIGSPGASNVLGSMASINWISGNKYLQVEIDPEGGNNYFQAGTSQLQAVPYALFANAAYPVGPAGGDLLGSTYPNPIIAPLAVTTGKLANQAVTTPKIADLNVTTAKLADQAITNPKIQDNTIANIKLVNSKVTLNGLILNLGDSQDFAVGTNGTDVNIISAGKTHTFNFPDASIANRGLITPNAQTFGGNKTFNNDITAARIIRAGGIAAQFLKADGSVDNNTYLTANQPIIVTATGDATGVSTSSGTAPVLPLTLATVNSAVGTFGNNITVPSITANNKGLITNITSNPIPTATATTSGLLTVGDWNTFNNKQNAIPLGTTTQYFRGDLSLGNFTNDVRNQLSAGTNITYANGNIGLTNNSITINSLPLALGGSQSFATGSTGNDFNISSAGTVHSFNIPTASATNRGLLSSNDFSNFNTAYTSRITGLTTTGSSGPATLSGNVLNIPNYTLAGLGGISSSTTLNGLSLSSNQTFSSGIIGTDFNIISSGTNHTFNFPTASASARGLLSSSDWSTFNNKQVAISGIGYGKWNGSAISFNNQIPLGSDVSGTLLAANFGQLTGDVTNTPGSYTTTIINNAITTTKIADGAVSNAKLINKSITINGLPVELGSSQTLLAGSGGSDFNISSIGSTHTFNLPSSSASNRGLLTSTDWINFNNKQAAISGTGYSKWSGSTPSFNTTIPLGTDVSGTLLAANFGALTGDVTNVSGSYATTISNNAITTTKIADNAVTNAKLANSSISLNGLAINLGSSQSFATGSSGTDFGITSTGSTHTFNLPSSSASNRGLLTSTD; from the coding sequence ATGTGTAAGAGATTTTTAGTGCTTCTTTTTATGAGTATGTTTGGTGTTATGGTGCGTTCAGAAGCACAGCAGCTGAATTATCAGGCAATAGCCAGAAACGCAAATGGTGTTGCCTTAACTTTTAGAGATGTTGGTATCAGATTATCCATAAGAGATGGATCACAAACAGGCTCAATTGTATATTCTGAAACAAGAAATGTAAGAACCAATCAATTTGGACTATTCACTGTAGTGATAGGTAGCCCAGGAGCCAGCAATGTATTAGGAAGCATGGCATCCATCAACTGGATTAGTGGAAATAAATATTTACAGGTTGAGATTGATCCAGAAGGAGGTAACAATTATTTTCAAGCAGGGACTTCGCAATTACAGGCTGTTCCCTATGCACTATTTGCCAATGCAGCATACCCAGTTGGTCCTGCAGGAGGAGACTTATTAGGTTCAACCTATCCCAATCCCATCATTGCCCCATTGGCAGTAACCACGGGCAAACTAGCCAACCAGGCCGTAACTACTCCAAAAATTGCAGATCTAAATGTAACCACCGCCAAACTTGCTGATCAGGCTATTACTAATCCAAAAATTCAGGACAATACCATTGCCAATATAAAACTGGTAAACAGCAAGGTTACTTTAAACGGATTGATTTTGAATTTAGGTGATTCACAGGATTTCGCTGTTGGCACTAATGGCACAGATGTGAATATTATATCAGCAGGAAAGACACATACATTTAATTTTCCTGATGCTTCAATTGCGAACAGAGGTTTAATTACACCCAATGCACAAACCTTTGGTGGAAATAAAACTTTCAACAATGATATCACGGCAGCTCGCATTATTAGAGCAGGAGGAATTGCCGCACAGTTTTTAAAAGCCGATGGATCTGTAGACAACAATACTTATTTAACCGCTAATCAACCCATTATTGTAACAGCTACTGGAGATGCTACGGGTGTTTCTACTAGCAGCGGAACAGCTCCTGTTTTACCTTTAACATTGGCAACTGTAAATAGTGCAGTGGGTACTTTTGGTAATAATATTACAGTTCCTTCAATCACGGCAAATAACAAAGGGCTTATCACAAATATTACTTCGAATCCAATTCCAACGGCTACTGCAACAACAAGCGGTCTGCTAACGGTTGGAGACTGGAACACATTTAATAACAAACAAAATGCGATTCCATTAGGAACGACCACACAATATTTTAGAGGCGATTTAAGTCTTGGAAATTTTACAAATGACGTACGGAATCAATTGAGCGCTGGAACGAATATTACTTACGCAAATGGTAATATTGGATTGACTAATAATAGTATAACTATCAACTCCTTACCATTGGCACTTGGAGGCTCACAAAGTTTTGCAACAGGAAGTACTGGAAATGATTTTAATATTAGCTCGGCAGGAACTGTACACAGTTTTAATATTCCAACAGCTTCTGCTACCAATAGAGGTCTTTTAAGTAGCAATGATTTCAGCAATTTCAATACCGCCTACACAAGCAGAATTACAGGACTAACAACAACAGGTTCAAGCGGACCTGCAACACTAAGTGGGAATGTGTTGAATATTCCAAATTATACATTGGCAGGGCTGGGGGGAATTTCAAGTTCTACAACTTTAAATGGCTTATCCTTATCAAGCAATCAAACTTTTTCAAGCGGCATTATCGGCACCGACTTTAATATCATTTCTTCTGGAACAAATCATACATTTAATTTCCCAACAGCTTCGGCCAGTGCAAGAGGATTACTTTCAAGCTCTGATTGGTCTACTTTCAATAATAAACAAGTAGCAATAAGTGGAATAGGCTATGGGAAGTGGAACGGTTCTGCCATCAGTTTTAATAATCAGATTCCTTTAGGCTCAGATGTATCAGGAACATTATTAGCTGCAAATTTTGGCCAGCTAACAGGAGACGTTACCAATACACCAGGTTCTTATACAACAACAATTATAAATAATGCAATTACTACTACTAAAATTGCTGATGGTGCAGTTTCGAATGCTAAATTGATAAATAAATCAATTACTATTAATGGATTACCAGTTGAGCTTGGCTCTTCTCAAACCTTATTAGCAGGTTCTGGAGGCTCTGATTTTAATATCAGCTCAATTGGATCAACACATACGTTCAATCTTCCTAGTTCATCTGCTTCAAATAGAGGTTTATTAACTAGTACTGATTGGATTAATTTCAATAATAAGCAAGCAGCAATTTCTGGCACAGGTTACAGCAAATGGAGTGGATCTACTCCAAGTTTTAATACAACAATTCCATTGGGAACTGACGTTTCAGGAACTTTATTAGCGGCAAACTTTGGTGCACTTACAGGAGATGTAACGAATGTTAGCGGATCTTATGCAACAACAATAAGTAATAATGCAATTACTACCACAAAAATTGCTGACAACGCAGTAACGAACGCAAAACTTGCTAACAGTTCAATATCACTAAATGGACTTGCAATAAATCTTGGATCATCACAAAGTTTTGCAACCGGCTCATCTGGAACTGATTTTGGAATAACATCTACAGGTTCAACGCATACCTTTAATCTTCCTAGTTCATCTGCTTCAAATAGAGGTTTATTAACTAGTACTGATTAG
- a CDS encoding T9SS type A sorting domain-containing protein has product MKFCILSAFLFLTLWVNGQIIAPATLNSSGGNYVFRGSPTIPNFSLIWSVGESTMIETFSVNGGMYLLTQGVLQPFIPEDLQTVPIQGWNKEEVKYYPNPVSTLLQFDLFSRDTGRVVLRMLDLLGNTHGVREFQYNTLPVHQTIDFSKYASGPYYLMLTLYSKGQLKKHGVFKLLKLR; this is encoded by the coding sequence ATGAAATTTTGTATACTATCTGCTTTTTTGTTTTTAACCCTATGGGTTAATGGACAAATAATTGCACCGGCTACATTAAATAGCTCGGGTGGGAATTATGTTTTCAGAGGCTCCCCAACAATACCCAATTTTAGTTTGATATGGAGTGTAGGAGAATCCACGATGATTGAAACATTCTCTGTAAATGGGGGCATGTATTTATTGACCCAAGGCGTACTCCAGCCATTTATTCCGGAAGACTTACAAACTGTCCCTATTCAAGGATGGAATAAAGAAGAAGTAAAATACTATCCTAATCCAGTTAGCACATTATTACAATTTGATTTATTCAGCAGAGACACAGGAAGAGTAGTACTAAGAATGCTAGACTTATTAGGTAATACCCATGGTGTAAGAGAATTCCAATACAATACATTACCCGTTCACCAAACCATAGATTTTAGCAAATATGCATCAGGACCCTATTACCTGATGCTCACTTTATATAGCAAAGGGCAATTAAAAAAACACGGTGTGTTTAAATTATTGAAACTACGGTAA
- a CDS encoding DUF2721 domain-containing protein, which yields MDISINTPALLFPAISLIMLAYTNRFLALATRVRTLHNEYNTSENKPVLHGQIKNLRFRIKLIKQMQALGVMAFLSCIICMYFIYIEWMIMAHWVFAFSLISFSSSLAISLWEIQLSTKALELELSDMEGLEDPTVIEYIKSKFEKE from the coding sequence ATGGACATAAGTATTAATACTCCGGCACTTTTATTTCCTGCAATTAGTTTGATTATGTTGGCTTATACCAATCGTTTTTTGGCATTGGCTACTCGTGTCAGAACTTTACACAATGAATACAATACATCAGAAAACAAGCCCGTGCTTCATGGTCAAATTAAAAACCTCCGATTTCGAATTAAATTAATTAAGCAGATGCAAGCTTTGGGCGTAATGGCTTTTTTGAGCTGCATTATATGCATGTATTTTATTTATATAGAATGGATGATTATGGCGCACTGGGTCTTTGCTTTCAGTTTAATTAGTTTCTCTAGTTCTCTGGCTATTTCACTTTGGGAAATTCAATTGAGCACTAAAGCGCTGGAACTGGAATTAAGTGATATGGAGGGATTAGAAGACCCTACTGTAATAGAGTACATAAAAAGTAAATTCGAAAAGGAATAG
- a CDS encoding efflux RND transporter permease subunit produces the protein MNKLIKNIIAFSLKNKAFTFFWVSLFVISGIIAFKTMPIEAFPDVTNTQIIIVTEWNGRSAEEIERFVTTPIEISMNSVQKKTSVRSITMFGLSVIKIIFEDGVDDFYARQQVNNLLRNVSLPEEVVPDVQPPYGPTGEVFRYTLKSKKRDSRDLLTIQNWVIDRQLRAVQGVADVVAFGGQEKTYEVSVDPNRLSKYDVTPLEVFEAVNKGNLNVGGDVIEKNKQAYVVRGVGLLSSIADIENIIVKEAGDNPILVKNLADVTESSMPRVGQVGLNNQNDVVEGIVVMRKGENPKEVLGRIKDKIADLNNRILPDDVKMETFYDRDNLMNYTTNTVMHNMVEGIIFVTVIVFLFMADWRTTITVSIIIPLSLLFAFLCLKLKGMSANLLSLGAVDFGIIIDGAVVMVEGVFVALDHIAMKRGMNVYNKLAIGSVIKKTGTELGKAIFFSKLIIITALLPIFAFQKVEGKMFSPLAYTLGFALLGALLFTLTLVPLLCHILLNKNVKEKHNPFLDFWNKWVERGFNWTFTHKKKSLIAAFALLGITLFSTRFLGTEFLPQLNEGALWVEAKFPMSQSLSETVERTAVLRKELQKFSEVNGVLSQVGRSNDGTDPSGFYYVQMQVNLKPKEEWKHKRTMDDLVREMDDSLSKFQGVGYNYSQPIIDNVAESVAGINASNAVKIYGDDLEELDRIANKVIAQIEHVPGIKDVGILRNVGQPEISVILNRERMAAYGVQLSDAQAVLEMAFGGKTATQKYEGEKKFDVRIRYNKAYRKDETDLANLKVPTIDGSKIPLKEIASVQKITGPAFIYRDNTKRFIGVKFSVRDRDLGSTIAEAQKNVKNNISLPTGYSIGWTGEFENQVRATGTLAQMIPVSLIGIFVLLFIMFGNIKDSLLVLTNVPFAIIGGIIALHLTGINFGISGGVGFIALFGICIQNGVILISEFHQNMKKKMDLVAAIKEGVKVRTRPVVMTALMASTGLLPAAISTGIGSESQKPLAVVIIGGLVTATVLTLFIFPIIFWVFNRPQKNQPL, from the coding sequence ATGAACAAACTAATTAAAAATATAATTGCTTTTTCTTTAAAGAATAAAGCATTCACTTTCTTTTGGGTAAGCCTCTTCGTTATTTCCGGAATCATTGCATTTAAAACAATGCCAATTGAGGCATTTCCCGATGTAACGAACACACAGATCATTATTGTTACAGAATGGAACGGAAGAAGTGCTGAAGAAATTGAAAGATTCGTAACGACTCCAATTGAAATTTCTATGAACTCTGTTCAAAAGAAAACAAGTGTTCGGAGTATTACTATGTTTGGTCTTTCAGTTATCAAAATCATATTTGAAGATGGTGTAGACGATTTTTATGCACGTCAGCAAGTGAATAATTTATTGCGCAATGTTTCGTTGCCAGAAGAAGTTGTTCCTGATGTTCAGCCACCCTATGGTCCAACTGGAGAAGTGTTCCGTTATACATTAAAAAGCAAGAAAAGAGATTCGAGAGATCTTTTAACCATCCAGAACTGGGTAATTGACAGACAACTGAGAGCTGTGCAAGGAGTGGCGGATGTTGTTGCATTTGGCGGACAGGAAAAAACCTATGAAGTAAGTGTAGACCCTAACAGACTTTCCAAATACGACGTAACTCCTTTAGAAGTATTTGAAGCTGTTAACAAAGGAAACCTCAATGTGGGTGGAGATGTGATTGAAAAAAATAAACAGGCATATGTTGTAAGAGGAGTGGGATTATTAAGTTCAATAGCGGATATCGAAAACATTATTGTGAAAGAGGCTGGGGACAATCCTATTCTTGTAAAAAACCTGGCAGATGTAACTGAATCTTCCATGCCTAGGGTTGGACAAGTAGGATTGAATAACCAGAACGATGTGGTCGAGGGGATTGTTGTTATGAGAAAGGGAGAAAATCCCAAAGAAGTGCTGGGTAGAATCAAAGATAAAATTGCAGACCTGAACAATCGTATTCTTCCTGATGATGTAAAAATGGAAACATTTTACGATCGTGACAACCTAATGAATTATACTACCAACACCGTTATGCACAATATGGTGGAAGGAATCATTTTTGTAACGGTTATTGTATTCCTTTTCATGGCAGATTGGAGAACAACTATTACGGTATCCATTATTATTCCATTGTCGTTACTGTTTGCCTTTCTCTGTTTAAAATTAAAAGGCATGAGCGCCAATCTGCTCTCTTTGGGAGCGGTGGATTTTGGTATTATCATAGATGGTGCGGTTGTAATGGTAGAAGGTGTATTTGTAGCTTTGGATCATATTGCTATGAAAAGAGGCATGAATGTTTATAATAAATTAGCGATAGGTAGTGTCATTAAGAAAACCGGAACTGAATTGGGTAAAGCCATATTCTTTTCCAAATTGATAATCATTACTGCGCTATTACCCATTTTTGCCTTTCAGAAGGTAGAAGGTAAAATGTTCTCCCCTTTAGCCTATACACTGGGTTTTGCTTTATTGGGTGCGCTATTGTTTACACTAACCTTAGTTCCCTTATTATGTCATATTCTATTAAATAAAAATGTAAAAGAAAAACACAATCCATTTTTAGATTTCTGGAATAAATGGGTAGAAAGAGGCTTTAACTGGACATTCACCCACAAGAAAAAATCTTTGATAGCAGCATTTGCTTTATTGGGTATCACTTTATTTTCAACCCGATTTTTGGGAACTGAATTTTTACCGCAATTAAATGAAGGTGCCCTTTGGGTAGAAGCTAAATTCCCCATGAGCCAGAGTCTTTCTGAAACAGTGGAAAGAACAGCTGTATTAAGAAAAGAATTACAAAAATTTTCAGAAGTAAATGGTGTATTAAGTCAGGTAGGAAGAAGCAATGATGGAACAGATCCAAGCGGCTTCTACTATGTTCAGATGCAAGTGAATTTAAAGCCCAAGGAAGAATGGAAACACAAACGAACGATGGACGATCTGGTACGAGAAATGGATGATAGCCTGAGCAAATTTCAGGGCGTTGGATACAACTATTCTCAGCCTATCATTGATAATGTGGCTGAAAGTGTTGCAGGCATAAATGCATCCAATGCTGTAAAAATTTATGGCGATGATTTGGAAGAGCTTGACAGAATTGCCAATAAAGTAATTGCCCAAATTGAACATGTACCAGGAATCAAAGACGTTGGCATTCTTAGAAATGTAGGACAACCTGAAATCAGTGTAATTCTAAACAGAGAAAGAATGGCCGCCTATGGGGTACAGCTTTCTGATGCACAGGCTGTATTGGAAATGGCATTTGGGGGTAAAACTGCTACTCAGAAATATGAAGGTGAAAAAAAGTTTGATGTTAGAATCCGCTATAATAAAGCGTATAGAAAAGATGAGACAGATTTGGCCAACTTAAAAGTTCCCACAATTGATGGATCAAAAATTCCACTAAAGGAAATAGCTAGTGTTCAAAAAATTACTGGGCCCGCATTTATTTACAGAGACAATACCAAAAGATTTATAGGAGTAAAATTTTCTGTAAGAGACCGTGACCTTGGAAGTACGATTGCAGAAGCACAGAAAAACGTGAAAAACAATATCAGTTTACCAACCGGATACTCCATTGGCTGGACAGGGGAGTTTGAAAATCAGGTAAGAGCAACTGGCACGTTGGCGCAAATGATACCCGTAAGTTTGATTGGCATTTTTGTACTCTTATTCATCATGTTTGGCAATATCAAGGACTCTTTATTGGTACTTACGAATGTTCCATTCGCGATTATCGGGGGGATTATTGCCCTTCATTTAACAGGCATCAATTTCGGGATTTCGGGAGGGGTCGGATTTATTGCCCTCTTTGGAATTTGTATTCAAAATGGGGTTATCCTGATTAGTGAGTTCCACCAAAACATGAAAAAGAAGATGGATTTGGTAGCCGCCATCAAAGAAGGGGTTAAGGTAAGAACCCGACCAGTGGTCATGACCGCCTTAATGGCATCAACTGGCTTATTGCCAGCAGCAATCAGTACAGGAATTGGTTCAGAAAGTCAAAAACCTTTGGCAGTAGTTATTATTGGGGGATTGGTAACCGCTACTGTTTTAACCCTGTTCATTTTCCCCATCATCTTCTGGGTTTTCAATCGCCCCCAAAAAAACCAGCCGCTTTGA
- a CDS encoding efflux RND transporter periplasmic adaptor subunit: protein MKTYFKSKSIWGFILTPLFILSACNESTVKSAEKESFVMSNKMLSSTQTAKAVFTNTRNQLNFYGKITADNNKLIEVFPIVGGNVTKVNVGLGDYVEKGQLLATIRSTEVASIEKDLLDAKNDLLVAQNRLKVAKELYEGKLNTEREIIEAKNEVDKASSQLNRIKETYQIYNIKLGAIYEVRAPISGFVIQKNINEGMLLRSDKTDNIFDIAQIDDVWAMANINESDISQVKLGVDAEISTLSYPDKKFYGKVDKIYNIIDPETKAMKARVKLKNDGFLLKPEMRATIQLSYIEDQKMIAIPSSAIVFDKSKTFVMIFHSKTNIETREVTIYRQIGDITYISSGLKEGETVMTTNQLLVYDALND, encoded by the coding sequence ATGAAAACATATTTTAAATCAAAAAGCATTTGGGGCTTTATTCTGACACCATTGTTCATATTATCTGCCTGTAATGAATCAACAGTTAAATCAGCAGAAAAAGAATCTTTTGTGATGAGCAATAAAATGCTTTCGAGCACACAGACAGCGAAGGCTGTTTTTACCAATACCAGAAATCAATTGAATTTTTATGGTAAAATAACAGCCGATAATAATAAACTGATTGAAGTGTTTCCCATTGTAGGTGGAAATGTAACGAAGGTAAATGTTGGACTGGGTGATTATGTTGAAAAAGGACAACTGTTAGCAACTATCAGAAGTACTGAAGTAGCCAGTATTGAAAAAGATTTACTAGATGCAAAGAATGACTTATTGGTTGCACAAAACAGATTAAAGGTGGCAAAGGAATTATATGAAGGAAAACTAAACACGGAAAGAGAAATCATAGAAGCAAAAAATGAAGTAGACAAAGCCAGTTCACAATTAAACAGGATTAAAGAAACCTATCAAATTTACAATATCAAATTAGGCGCTATATACGAAGTAAGGGCTCCTATATCCGGATTTGTGATTCAGAAAAACATTAATGAAGGCATGTTACTAAGAAGTGATAAAACAGACAATATATTCGACATTGCACAAATTGACGATGTATGGGCTATGGCAAATATTAATGAAAGCGATATCAGTCAAGTAAAACTGGGGGTAGATGCAGAAATTTCGACTCTCTCGTATCCTGATAAAAAGTTTTACGGTAAAGTAGACAAGATTTATAACATCATTGATCCCGAGACCAAGGCGATGAAAGCTAGGGTAAAATTGAAAAATGACGGCTTCTTATTAAAACCCGAAATGCGTGCAACAATTCAGCTATCCTATATAGAAGATCAGAAAATGATTGCCATTCCATCATCAGCAATTGTTTTTGACAAAAGCAAAACTTTTGTAATGATTTTTCACAGTAAAACAAATATTGAAACAAGAGAAGTAACTATCTATCGTCAGATTGGAGATATAACCTATATCTCATCTGGTTTAAAGGAAGGTGAGACTGTAATGACTACCAATCAGCTTTTGGTTTATGATGCATTAAATGATTAA
- a CDS encoding TolC family protein encodes MARTLGMLFLIFSFSANAQTSLSLKDCEILFQKNNLQLLSEQYNIAGSKAAVIQARIWEQPYVSGEVNFYNPNNKQVFDIGKKGQKALAIQQLIYMGGKKKSEIEFAQSNVQLAELQYEELLRNLSYQLKSSFYEVYFGQLKIKQLEKQITQLDELIKAYTVQANKGNVALKEVVRLESLALSLRNDINDIQKTVMAFQENLQILTNTNENISAIGNESDLNQQMLTPSIFTLAQLQGKALEKNPNYLKAVKQKEQDEINLRWQKAIAKPDLTIGGTYDQSGGAFSNQVTLTFGMSLPFKNKNRGNIKVAESLLSKSSVDIDQAKTSLSAQLATAYNTLNYQQSQLSKSLQSMGDFETVYTGVIQNFQKRNISLIEFTDFIESYNQSILYINEIKKQIILSKETINYIANENIF; translated from the coding sequence ATGGCCAGAACACTTGGAATGCTTTTTTTAATATTCTCGTTTAGTGCAAATGCACAAACCTCATTATCGCTTAAAGATTGTGAAATTCTATTTCAAAAGAACAATCTTCAATTACTAAGTGAGCAATACAATATCGCTGGAAGTAAGGCGGCTGTAATTCAGGCCAGAATATGGGAGCAACCTTATGTTTCCGGAGAAGTTAACTTCTATAATCCCAACAACAAACAAGTATTCGACATTGGAAAGAAAGGACAGAAAGCCCTTGCTATTCAGCAATTGATATACATGGGGGGAAAAAAGAAGTCAGAAATTGAATTTGCACAATCGAATGTGCAACTGGCAGAATTACAATATGAAGAATTGCTTCGCAATCTTTCGTATCAGTTAAAGTCAAGTTTTTATGAAGTCTATTTTGGACAATTGAAAATAAAGCAGCTTGAAAAACAGATTACACAATTAGATGAATTAATTAAAGCTTATACAGTTCAGGCAAACAAAGGAAATGTTGCTTTAAAAGAAGTAGTTAGGCTAGAATCACTTGCCCTTTCACTAAGGAATGATATTAATGATATTCAGAAGACAGTAATGGCCTTTCAGGAAAATCTGCAGATTTTAACCAATACCAATGAAAACATTTCAGCCATTGGAAATGAATCTGACTTAAATCAGCAAATGCTAACGCCATCTATTTTTACGTTGGCACAATTGCAGGGAAAGGCACTTGAAAAAAATCCAAACTATTTAAAAGCAGTTAAGCAAAAAGAACAAGATGAAATTAATCTTAGATGGCAGAAAGCCATCGCTAAGCCTGACCTAACCATTGGTGGAACATATGACCAAAGTGGCGGCGCCTTTAGTAATCAGGTTACGCTCACTTTTGGAATGAGTTTGCCTTTTAAAAATAAAAACAGAGGAAATATTAAAGTAGCGGAGTCTTTGTTAAGTAAATCTTCTGTAGATATTGATCAGGCAAAAACTAGCTTGTCGGCCCAACTGGCTACTGCATACAATACCCTGAATTACCAACAAAGTCAATTGTCAAAAAGCCTGCAATCGATGGGTGACTTTGAAACCGTATATACAGGTGTGATTCAGAATTTTCAAAAAAGAAATATTTCATTGATTGAGTTCACAGATTTTATTGAGAGCTACAATCAAAGCATACTCTATATCAATGAAATTAAAAAGCAAATTATACTAAGTAAAGAAACCATTAATTATATAGCTAATGAAAACATATTTTAA
- a CDS encoding sensor histidine kinase, protein MTIKHKITLYSSLFFSGFYALIALFIVMSFASFRAEEFKERLNEKALTTIRLLLDVKELDNDLLKIIDQNSIHQLYDEKTLIFDENFNLIYSSLDDTKIHWTTGDLEILKTEGAYFKSEGENEIYGIKHLNNGKQFYAIVSANDNYGKSKLRYLTTIVIITFLVFLLATWLFTFTLIKKQLKPLDEFHENISQINDLHIERQLATKENSKNEIDLLSIEFNQMMSRITEVYNLQKDFTAHVSHELRTPLLKLSAQVENQLLQQKGENDLFLKSMMQDIAQLNELINSLLLLTKNNQTNPREYESIRIDEVLYAAFEKISHDFKDISIDFSIAESVAETPEILEVKASPNLLEIAFSNLIKNAYLYSDNKKVQVKIYKDNHKLKLSIINAGSKIADKAEDILFKPFKRGENTADSKGLGIGLTIVKRILTNFDFSIEYTFGSYTHQFLIIF, encoded by the coding sequence ATGACCATCAAACATAAAATAACGCTTTATTCCAGCCTTTTCTTTTCAGGTTTTTATGCGCTGATTGCTCTTTTTATTGTAATGAGTTTTGCTTCTTTCAGAGCAGAAGAATTCAAGGAACGGTTAAATGAAAAAGCATTAACTACAATCCGGCTTTTATTGGATGTTAAGGAACTGGATAACGACCTGCTGAAAATTATTGACCAGAACTCAATTCATCAATTGTACGATGAAAAAACATTAATCTTTGATGAAAACTTCAATTTAATCTATAGCAGTTTAGACGACACCAAAATACATTGGACTACTGGGGATCTAGAAATATTAAAAACCGAGGGGGCTTATTTCAAAAGCGAGGGCGAAAACGAAATTTATGGAATCAAGCATTTAAATAATGGTAAACAATTTTACGCGATTGTTTCTGCAAATGACAATTATGGTAAAAGCAAACTCAGATACTTAACAACCATTGTAATCATAACATTTTTAGTTTTTCTGCTAGCTACCTGGCTATTTACCTTCACCCTGATTAAAAAGCAACTAAAACCACTAGATGAGTTCCATGAAAACATTAGTCAAATAAACGATTTGCATATTGAAAGGCAATTAGCAACTAAAGAAAACAGTAAGAATGAAATTGATCTATTAAGTATTGAGTTCAACCAAATGATGAGTCGGATTACAGAAGTATACAATCTTCAAAAAGATTTTACTGCTCATGTTTCCCACGAATTAAGAACCCCGCTGTTAAAATTATCTGCTCAGGTTGAAAATCAATTGCTACAACAAAAAGGAGAGAATGATCTCTTTCTTAAAAGCATGATGCAAGATATTGCGCAACTAAATGAACTAATTAACTCGCTGCTGCTCCTTACTAAAAACAATCAAACCAATCCGCGTGAATACGAATCAATAAGAATTGACGAGGTATTGTACGCTGCTTTTGAAAAGATTTCCCACGACTTTAAAGATATCAGTATTGATTTCAGTATTGCAGAATCAGTAGCAGAAACCCCTGAAATACTCGAGGTAAAAGCAAGCCCCAATCTGCTTGAAATTGCATTCAGTAATCTGATAAAGAACGCCTATTTATACAGCGATAATAAAAAAGTCCAAGTCAAAATATACAAGGATAATCATAAGCTGAAACTTAGCATCATTAATGCAGGAAGTAAGATAGCAGACAAGGCAGAAGATATTTTATTTAAACCTTTCAAAAGAGGTGAAAATACGGCAGATTCAAAGGGATTAGGTATTGGTTTAACCATTGTAAAGCGTATTCTTACCAATTTTGACTTCTCAATTGAATATACTTTTGGTAGCTATACCCATCAGTTCTTAATTATATTTTAA